The following proteins are encoded in a genomic region of Haloarcula salinisoli:
- a CDS encoding ubiquinol-cytochrome c reductase iron-sulfur subunit, with translation MPLDEDKYPEESGRRRFVAGVVGSAALATVGAGGAAAVDTLTDPSGEGGGTTEFLGVENIDGPAPRGMPIIPIEIQDGQLVGVWPEYDPEARVAIARDFGGSGIDYSSAWFQYCGTQTAPGVRPQADQDNVLRNSPGSYDWQSDVEQGEPLTVDMFEEYESWGNGIGQSGLGKPASATWRSEGDVQSIPVQLIRSNRVRQMAAGEGEFSDLPGSVRQFIAEAAPEGFIAWLNKCTHFCCVPGWKTQAGSAAFNAENDIYCQCHQSVYDPFNPVLTQFVALPRPPASESESSE, from the coding sequence ATGCCACTAGACGAGGACAAGTATCCCGAGGAGTCGGGCCGGCGGCGCTTCGTCGCGGGCGTCGTCGGGAGCGCCGCCCTGGCGACCGTCGGGGCCGGCGGCGCGGCCGCGGTCGATACGCTCACCGACCCCTCGGGCGAGGGCGGCGGGACGACGGAGTTCCTCGGCGTCGAGAACATCGACGGGCCCGCCCCGCGCGGGATGCCAATCATCCCCATCGAGATACAGGATGGCCAGCTCGTCGGCGTCTGGCCGGAGTACGACCCCGAGGCACGCGTCGCCATCGCCCGGGACTTCGGCGGGAGCGGTATCGACTACTCCTCGGCGTGGTTCCAGTACTGTGGCACCCAGACGGCGCCGGGCGTCCGTCCGCAGGCCGACCAGGACAACGTCCTGCGGAACAGCCCGGGGAGCTACGACTGGCAGAGCGACGTCGAACAGGGCGAGCCCCTGACCGTCGACATGTTCGAGGAGTACGAATCCTGGGGGAACGGTATCGGCCAGTCGGGACTGGGTAAACCAGCCAGCGCGACGTGGCGCTCGGAGGGGGACGTCCAGTCCATCCCGGTCCAGCTCATCCGCTCGAACCGTGTCAGGCAGATGGCCGCGGGCGAGGGGGAGTTCAGCGACCTGCCGGGGAGCGTTCGACAGTTCATCGCGGAAGCGGCCCCCGAGGGCTTCATCGCCTGGCTCAACAAGTGCACGCACTTCTGCTGTGTCCCCGGGTGGAAGACCCAGGCGGGCAGCGCCGCGTTCAACGCCGAGAACGATATCTACTGCCAGTGCCACCAGTCCGTCTACGACCCGTTCAACCCCGTGCTGACGCAGTTCGTCGCGCTGCCGCGTCCGCCGGCGAGCGAGAGCGAATCGTCGGAGTAG
- a CDS encoding sugar phosphate isomerase/epimerase family protein: MEFGVTVGDSLDRLEATAEGFDFVEFGLGEAIDIPESIDDATLDAALADQSLVVHLPFKQDVATPVPEINDAIVGYQKRLLDWASERGARKAVLHATVRDPYDTGLRETAAEQLARIVAAGEARGVEVVVENVGHQRHGLQLSVLGDIAEEVGASVCFDVGHAYMEAGNDGIQRFCKYHGDLVSHLHVHDVRGRGDTHMPLGAGEVDGDIVGQYLDDFDGTVAVEVFTDDAALLCDSADRAAAWFGERR; this comes from the coding sequence ATGGAGTTCGGCGTGACCGTCGGCGACTCGCTCGACCGGCTCGAAGCGACCGCCGAGGGCTTCGATTTCGTGGAGTTCGGGCTGGGCGAGGCCATCGACATCCCGGAATCTATCGACGACGCCACCCTCGACGCGGCACTGGCCGACCAGTCGCTCGTCGTCCACCTCCCGTTCAAACAGGACGTGGCGACGCCGGTGCCCGAGATAAACGACGCCATCGTCGGCTACCAGAAGCGCCTGCTCGACTGGGCGAGCGAGCGCGGGGCTCGGAAGGCAGTCCTGCACGCGACCGTCCGGGACCCGTACGACACCGGGCTGCGTGAGACGGCCGCCGAGCAGCTCGCCAGAATCGTCGCGGCCGGCGAGGCCCGCGGCGTGGAGGTCGTCGTCGAGAACGTCGGCCACCAGCGCCATGGACTCCAGCTCTCCGTACTGGGCGATATCGCCGAGGAGGTGGGCGCCTCGGTCTGTTTCGACGTGGGCCACGCGTATATGGAAGCCGGCAACGACGGCATCCAGCGCTTCTGTAAGTACCACGGCGACCTCGTCTCGCACCTGCACGTCCACGACGTGCGCGGGCGCGGCGACACCCACATGCCACTGGGCGCGGGCGAGGTCGACGGCGACATAGTCGGGCAGTATCTCGACGACTTCGACGGCACCGTCGCCGTCGAGGTGTTCACCGACGACGCGGCACTCCTGTGCGACAGCGCCGACCGCGCGGCGGCGTGGTTCGGCGAGCGGCGGTGA
- a CDS encoding class I SAM-dependent methyltransferase — MDPEDVRRDWAERSGKYSPEYYADIGPNEVSETLRDVLGHYVTDDAAILEVGCGSGRHLEQLRRQGYENLTGIDINADAFDVLAEQYPRLDATGTFHAGAIEDLVGEFDDGAFDVVYTVETLQHIHPEDTWVFEELARITGDLLITAENEGNSPQRGRGETAVSYVDDEFPLYHRNWKDVFSELGLAQLIREPTDRDTIRVFRTL; from the coding sequence ATGGACCCCGAGGACGTGCGTCGGGACTGGGCCGAGCGGTCGGGCAAGTACTCCCCGGAGTATTACGCCGATATCGGGCCCAACGAGGTCAGCGAGACGCTCCGTGACGTGCTGGGTCACTACGTCACCGACGACGCCGCTATCCTGGAGGTCGGCTGTGGCTCCGGCCGGCACCTCGAACAGCTCCGGCGCCAGGGCTACGAGAACCTCACCGGCATCGACATCAACGCCGACGCCTTCGACGTGCTGGCCGAGCAGTACCCCCGGCTCGACGCGACCGGGACGTTCCACGCCGGGGCGATAGAGGACCTCGTCGGGGAGTTCGACGACGGTGCGTTCGACGTGGTCTACACCGTCGAGACGCTCCAGCATATCCACCCCGAGGACACGTGGGTGTTCGAGGAACTGGCACGGATAACGGGCGACCTGCTGATAACCGCCGAGAACGAGGGCAACAGCCCACAGCGGGGCCGGGGCGAGACCGCGGTGAGTTACGTCGACGACGAGTTCCCGCTCTATCACCGCAACTGGAAGGACGTCTTCTCCGAACTGGGACTGGCGCAACTCATCCGCGAGCCGACCGACCGGGACACGATTCGCGTCTTTCGGACGCTGTGA
- a CDS encoding winged helix-turn-helix transcriptional regulator: MAAETSERQASVERHNESACPVVQAVDSIGTPWRLNVVYALRDGEKRFNELKESTDARSKTLSDALEPLVEDDIVDRRMEEAAPVAVFYRLTPKGRELLDVLDELDDWARRWDDVSPPAGGRLREDASPS; the protein is encoded by the coding sequence ATGGCGGCCGAGACCAGCGAGCGACAGGCGTCCGTCGAGCGACACAACGAGTCGGCCTGCCCGGTCGTGCAGGCCGTCGACAGCATCGGGACCCCGTGGCGGCTCAACGTCGTCTACGCGCTCCGGGACGGCGAGAAGCGGTTCAACGAACTCAAAGAGTCGACCGACGCCCGCTCGAAGACGCTCTCGGACGCGCTGGAGCCCCTCGTCGAAGACGACATCGTCGACCGTCGCATGGAGGAGGCGGCGCCGGTGGCGGTGTTCTATAGGCTCACCCCGAAGGGGCGGGAACTGCTCGACGTGCTGGACGAGCTGGACGACTGGGCACGACGGTGGGACGACGTGTCGCCGCCCGCAGGCGGTCGGCTCCGGGAAGACGCGTCGCCGTCGTAG
- a CDS encoding alpha/beta hydrolase has translation MTAIQTADGLELATAHRPAEGDARGTVLLAHGITQDMDEGGMFTRLAEGLAAAGFDAVRFSYRGHGDSDGLSRGVTIGGELLDFEAAFEHMRTCFDGPYFVVAKSFGAVSTSLSLERYRDDISGVVLWNPVLDIESTFLEPQAPWGREQFTGEQLTELEASGSLQLDGEFEFGRVLYEELHRFDPGSQFAERSMPALVVHGDDDDVVPYGPTMRVATESGADVHTIEDTGHAFQTPGGDPVYSDGERVQDRVTVEWLRGRAE, from the coding sequence ATGACAGCAATCCAGACGGCGGACGGACTGGAACTCGCCACAGCCCACCGGCCGGCCGAGGGTGACGCTCGAGGCACGGTGTTGCTGGCCCACGGCATCACACAGGACATGGACGAGGGTGGGATGTTTACGCGACTCGCCGAGGGGCTCGCGGCGGCCGGCTTCGACGCCGTTCGGTTCAGCTACCGGGGCCACGGAGACAGCGACGGGCTGTCGCGAGGGGTCACCATCGGCGGCGAACTCCTCGACTTCGAGGCCGCGTTCGAGCATATGCGGACGTGCTTCGATGGGCCGTACTTCGTCGTGGCCAAGAGCTTCGGCGCGGTGTCGACCAGCCTCTCGCTGGAGCGGTATCGCGACGACATCAGCGGGGTCGTGCTATGGAACCCGGTGCTCGATATCGAGAGCACGTTCCTGGAGCCACAGGCGCCGTGGGGCCGCGAGCAGTTCACCGGCGAACAGCTGACCGAACTCGAAGCGTCCGGGTCACTGCAGCTCGACGGCGAGTTCGAGTTCGGGCGGGTGCTGTACGAGGAACTCCACCGATTCGACCCCGGGTCGCAGTTTGCCGAGCGGTCGATGCCCGCACTCGTCGTCCACGGCGACGACGACGATGTCGTCCCGTACGGGCCGACGATGCGGGTCGCGACGGAGAGCGGCGCCGACGTCCACACCATCGAGGACACGGGCCACGCGTTCCAGACGCCCGGCGGCGACCCCGTCTACAGCGACGGCGAGCGCGTTCAGGACCGCGTGACCGTCGAGTGGCTCCGCGGCCGGGCCGAATAG
- a CDS encoding DoxX family membrane protein: MAFTSPLAEAAFLVGRALFALVVSYLAVGNLLDLEASVGYAKSKGAPLASVTVPLGSVGLIAGSLSVLAGVYPAVGAAAILVFLGPITVVMHDFWTMEGQDRQNEEFHFLKNVGLLGGALVFLALSSLSWPLAVGVGL, encoded by the coding sequence ATGGCGTTTACGTCGCCGCTGGCCGAGGCCGCGTTCCTCGTCGGCCGGGCGCTGTTCGCGCTCGTGGTCAGCTACCTCGCGGTGGGGAACTTGCTGGACCTCGAAGCGTCGGTCGGGTACGCAAAGAGCAAGGGCGCACCGCTGGCGTCGGTGACGGTGCCGCTGGGGAGTGTCGGGCTGATAGCGGGGTCGCTGTCGGTGCTTGCGGGCGTCTACCCGGCCGTCGGCGCGGCGGCGATACTCGTCTTCCTCGGGCCCATCACCGTGGTCATGCACGACTTCTGGACGATGGAGGGCCAGGACCGACAGAACGAGGAGTTCCACTTCCTCAAGAACGTCGGACTGCTGGGCGGCGCGCTGGTCTTCCTGGCGCTGTCGTCGCTTTCGTGGCCGCTGGCGGTCGGAGTCGGGCTCTAA
- a CDS encoding glutathione S-transferase family protein, which produces MGVLDNGEWKPDATRDEYDHDSFDSRVRAATDATFPAEADRYHLYISRACPWAHRAALTRRLLGLDGVVSMDVVDPVRRDAGWEFTPARDGCTADSVHGAERLYEVFQTADPEYTGPVTVPVLVDRETGTIVHEESADISRMLATEFTEFQSADRDLYPESLRGEIDDAIDDVHAGVNTGVYDAGFADSQAEYEAAVEDLFTAMERWDDRLADQRYAVGDQLTLADVFLFPTLYRFDAVYHTHFKCNVRPLVDFDHLWDYARDIYQTGDAESTTVAATCNMDHAKAHYYRSHTDINPTGFVPVGPEADWTATHGRAALAADSDSSS; this is translated from the coding sequence ATGGGGGTCCTCGACAACGGCGAGTGGAAGCCCGACGCGACCCGTGACGAGTACGACCACGACAGCTTCGACAGCCGCGTTCGGGCCGCCACGGACGCGACGTTCCCCGCCGAGGCCGACCGGTACCACCTGTACATCTCACGGGCCTGCCCCTGGGCTCACCGCGCGGCGCTGACCCGGCGGCTGCTTGGGCTGGACGGCGTCGTGTCGATGGACGTTGTCGACCCCGTTCGCCGGGACGCGGGCTGGGAGTTTACGCCCGCAAGAGACGGCTGCACGGCCGACTCGGTCCACGGTGCCGAGCGGCTGTACGAGGTGTTTCAGACCGCCGACCCGGAGTACACCGGGCCGGTCACCGTCCCCGTGCTCGTCGACCGGGAGACGGGAACCATCGTCCACGAGGAGTCCGCCGACATCTCCCGGATGCTCGCGACCGAGTTCACCGAGTTCCAGTCGGCCGACCGGGACCTCTACCCTGAATCACTGCGCGGGGAGATAGACGACGCCATCGACGACGTCCACGCTGGCGTGAACACGGGCGTCTACGATGCCGGGTTCGCCGACTCACAGGCCGAGTACGAGGCCGCCGTCGAGGACCTGTTCACGGCGATGGAGCGGTGGGACGACCGGCTGGCCGACCAGCGGTACGCCGTCGGCGACCAGCTGACCCTCGCGGACGTGTTCCTGTTCCCGACGCTGTACCGGTTCGACGCAGTCTATCACACCCACTTCAAATGCAACGTTCGGCCGCTCGTCGATTTCGACCATCTCTGGGATTACGCGCGGGACATCTACCAGACGGGCGATGCAGAGTCCACGACGGTCGCGGCGACCTGCAACATGGACCACGCGAAAGCCCACTACTACCGGAGCCACACCGATATCAACCCGACCGGATTCGTCCCGGTCGGCCCGGAGGCCGACTGGACGGCCACGCACGGCCGGGCCGCTCTGGCCGCTGACAGCGACTCCTCGTCGTGA
- a CDS encoding DsbA family oxidoreductase: MSVTDTDGVTITQYTDPMCTWCWGSVPVVRHLRATYGDQIGVEYVMGGLVEDFDSFYDAANDISKPSDVAPHWEEASERHGMPVDTSVFETDPAESTYPASIAFVAARQQDRRDGQRYLRALREAYTTQARNVSRRGEQVALAERVGLDVAAFERALEDGTAREQFETDLARTREAGVRAFPTYRVSGPEGERVAAGFQSYDQLQAALGEVAPELDRSAPPSVRAFVREFGPVATQEVAESCELDRGKARQVLQSLHGEGAVRRDPRGNGVFWDGGDR, translated from the coding sequence ATGTCTGTCACAGACACCGACGGCGTCACGATAACGCAGTACACCGACCCGATGTGCACCTGGTGCTGGGGCTCGGTACCAGTCGTCCGGCATCTCCGGGCGACGTACGGAGACCAGATAGGGGTCGAGTACGTCATGGGCGGGCTCGTCGAGGACTTCGACAGCTTCTACGACGCGGCCAACGACATCTCGAAGCCGAGCGACGTCGCCCCACACTGGGAGGAAGCGTCGGAGCGTCACGGGATGCCGGTCGATACGTCCGTCTTCGAGACCGACCCCGCGGAGTCGACGTATCCCGCGAGCATCGCGTTCGTCGCCGCGCGCCAGCAGGACCGCCGCGACGGACAGCGATACCTCAGGGCGCTCCGCGAGGCCTACACCACGCAGGCCCGCAACGTCAGCCGGCGTGGGGAGCAGGTCGCGCTGGCCGAGCGCGTGGGGCTGGACGTGGCCGCGTTCGAACGGGCGCTGGAGGATGGAACGGCTCGGGAGCAGTTCGAGACGGACCTCGCCCGGACACGCGAGGCCGGCGTCCGGGCGTTCCCGACCTACCGGGTCAGCGGCCCCGAGGGCGAACGCGTCGCCGCCGGGTTTCAGTCCTACGACCAGCTGCAAGCCGCGCTTGGTGAGGTCGCCCCCGAACTCGACCGGTCGGCGCCGCCGTCGGTCCGGGCGTTCGTCCGCGAGTTCGGGCCCGTCGCGACCCAGGAGGTAGCCGAGAGCTGCGAACTCGACCGCGGCAAGGCCAGGCAGGTCCTCCAGTCGCTCCACGGCGAGGGGGCGGTACGTCGCGACCCGCGCGGAAACGGCGTATTCTGGGACGGCGGTGACCGCTGA
- a CDS encoding translation initiation factor eIF-2B — translation MIDETVREIEEMQTQSSSIVAVKAAKALRELTERECHTVEDFNRVVERNSSALQRANRSHAPLYTTQQRIVEAVKESDADSVEEAKTALVEAIEAVVEEVESSKQRAAERAAELVDDGDVLLTHENSSTVMATFDEVVGAGKEVETFVTESRPRFLGRKTARQLAERDGVATTLITDGAAGHYLEEVDRVLVGMNCVIDDVVYNRIGTHSVVASAASHGVPVTVVGSSSKFIGSGFTFENTFRPASEVMLEPAEGFEVANPGYDATPTRLIDSVVTENAVMEF, via the coding sequence ATGATAGACGAAACAGTCCGGGAGATAGAGGAGATGCAGACCCAGAGCTCCTCTATCGTGGCCGTCAAGGCCGCCAAGGCGCTGCGTGAGCTGACAGAGCGGGAGTGCCACACTGTCGAGGACTTCAATCGCGTCGTCGAGCGCAACTCCTCGGCGCTCCAGCGGGCCAACCGCTCGCATGCCCCCCTCTATACGACCCAGCAGCGCATCGTCGAGGCCGTAAAGGAGTCCGACGCCGACAGCGTCGAGGAAGCGAAAACGGCGCTGGTCGAGGCCATCGAGGCGGTCGTCGAGGAGGTCGAATCGAGCAAGCAGCGCGCCGCCGAGCGTGCCGCCGAACTCGTCGACGACGGCGACGTCTTGCTGACCCACGAGAACTCCTCGACCGTTATGGCGACCTTCGACGAGGTGGTGGGTGCGGGCAAGGAGGTCGAGACGTTCGTCACCGAGTCCCGACCCCGCTTTCTGGGCCGGAAGACCGCCCGACAGCTCGCCGAGCGCGACGGCGTGGCGACGACGCTCATCACCGACGGCGCCGCGGGCCACTACCTGGAAGAAGTCGACCGCGTCCTCGTCGGGATGAACTGCGTCATCGACGACGTGGTGTACAACCGCATCGGCACCCACTCGGTCGTCGCCTCGGCGGCCAGCCACGGCGTCCCGGTCACCGTCGTGGGGTCGTCCTCGAAGTTCATCGGCAGCGGCTTTACCTTCGAGAACACCTTCCGCCCGGCCAGCGAAGTCATGCTCGAACCCGCCGAGGGGTTCGAGGTCGCGAACCCGGGCTACGACGCGACGCCGACGCGGCTCATCGATTCGGTCGTCACCGAGAACGCCGTCATGGAGTTCTGA
- a CDS encoding site-2 protease family protein — protein MRRFRIGSVFGIPIQLDLTFLLVLPLFAWIIGTQIEQTADLLNRSLGAGLDPVLLTDGNLVWVLGVVAAVGLFTGVVLHELGHSVVAIRYGFPIESITLWLFGGVAQLTEMPEDWKQELAIAVAGPIVSVGLGVLSYGAFFVLPGTESTIVESARFVFAYLALMNIALAIFNMLPGFPMDGGRVLRALLARTRPYARATKIAAEVGKIFAIMLGLFGLFVAGNIFLAGLAFFIYIGAAGEARETSMRADLEGVQVRDVMTPADRVTTVTPDVSVRELIGTMFRERHTGYPVEVNGEVVGLVTLEDARAVKEVERDAYTVRDVMTTELVTVTPELDVMDALNELQDNSVGRLVVTDADGEFRGLLTRSDIMTALSILRSSEESGLGANQFRRMES, from the coding sequence ATGCGACGGTTCCGCATCGGGAGCGTCTTCGGCATCCCCATCCAGCTCGACCTGACCTTCCTGCTCGTCCTCCCGCTGTTCGCGTGGATAATCGGGACACAGATAGAGCAGACGGCCGACCTCCTGAACCGGTCGCTGGGTGCCGGGCTCGACCCCGTCCTCCTGACCGACGGGAACCTCGTCTGGGTCCTGGGTGTCGTCGCCGCCGTCGGCCTCTTCACCGGCGTCGTCCTCCACGAACTGGGCCACTCGGTGGTGGCGATACGCTACGGCTTCCCAATCGAGTCGATCACGCTGTGGCTCTTCGGCGGCGTCGCCCAGCTGACCGAGATGCCCGAAGACTGGAAGCAGGAACTCGCTATCGCTGTCGCCGGCCCCATCGTCAGCGTCGGGCTCGGCGTGCTGTCGTACGGTGCCTTCTTCGTCCTGCCGGGCACGGAGTCGACCATCGTCGAGTCCGCCCGCTTCGTCTTTGCCTATCTCGCGCTCATGAACATCGCGCTGGCGATATTCAACATGCTACCGGGGTTCCCCATGGACGGCGGGCGCGTGCTACGGGCGCTGCTGGCCCGCACTCGGCCGTACGCGCGAGCGACGAAGATTGCCGCGGAGGTCGGCAAGATATTCGCCATCATGCTGGGCCTCTTCGGCCTCTTCGTCGCGGGCAACATCTTCCTCGCCGGGCTGGCCTTCTTCATCTACATCGGCGCCGCGGGGGAGGCCCGCGAGACGTCGATGCGGGCCGACCTGGAGGGGGTCCAGGTCCGGGACGTGATGACGCCGGCGGACCGCGTCACCACGGTCACGCCCGACGTGTCGGTCCGCGAGCTCATCGGGACGATGTTCCGCGAACGCCACACCGGCTACCCCGTCGAGGTCAACGGTGAGGTCGTCGGGCTCGTCACGCTGGAAGACGCCCGCGCCGTCAAGGAAGTCGAACGCGACGCCTACACCGTCCGCGACGTGATGACCACGGAACTCGTCACTGTCACGCCCGAACTGGACGTGATGGACGCGCTGAACGAACTGCAGGACAACTCCGTCGGGCGGCTGGTCGTCACCGACGCCGACGGCGAGTTCCGGGGGCTGCTGACCCGCTCGGACATCATGACCGCACTCTCCATCCTGCGCTCCAGCGAGGAAAGTGGGCTCGGCGCGAACCAGTTCCGACGCATGGAGTCCTAG
- a CDS encoding DUF7504 family protein codes for MTANRPGIRFGFPAPLLPDGVAPGTNILVSGATDSGARSVALGLTAVESYRNESQLLLSADVCGRELLDEADAVTDTLDPSRTAVIDCSGTADEDHRFDQLAAPIDGPGDLIAIETEFGTLYEKLRQSGYARVRIGVFSISSLLSHSDLQTVSRFVHMLTGRVIATGDLGVFHIDSSLHPDVAVDVFEHFCDLRVEVRRTEEGEVQVRTGAPGAELDEWDSVTPLTTSSPQRRS; via the coding sequence GTGACAGCGAACCGGCCCGGGATACGGTTCGGGTTCCCGGCGCCCCTGCTCCCGGACGGCGTCGCGCCCGGCACCAACATCCTCGTGTCGGGGGCGACGGACTCGGGCGCCCGGTCGGTCGCCCTGGGACTGACGGCTGTCGAGAGCTACCGCAACGAGAGCCAGCTCCTGCTGTCGGCGGACGTCTGCGGCCGTGAACTGCTCGACGAGGCCGACGCTGTGACCGATACCCTGGACCCGAGCCGGACCGCCGTCATCGACTGTTCGGGGACGGCAGACGAGGACCACCGGTTCGACCAGCTCGCCGCACCAATCGACGGCCCCGGCGACCTCATCGCCATCGAGACCGAGTTCGGAACGCTCTACGAGAAGCTCCGCCAGAGCGGCTACGCGCGGGTCAGAATCGGCGTCTTCTCTATCTCGTCGCTGCTTTCCCACTCGGACCTCCAGACCGTCTCCCGGTTCGTCCACATGCTGACGGGGCGAGTCATCGCGACCGGCGACCTGGGGGTGTTTCACATCGATAGCTCGCTGCACCCGGACGTCGCGGTCGACGTCTTCGAGCACTTCTGTGACCTGCGCGTCGAGGTCCGACGGACCGAGGAGGGCGAGGTGCAAGTGCGTACCGGCGCTCCCGGAGCCGAGCTGGACGAGTGGGATTCCGTCACTCCGCTCACGACCAGCAGCCCGCAGCGCCGCTCGTAG
- a CDS encoding GAF domain-containing protein encodes MDEITTVFISPEATADTSPLRELISDPDISVYWKTTVEEAKAFIADTLVDCVVTAYDLPDGTGIDVITHLRETSPDTGAILVTDVSLDQVTEEASPGLVLEFVPGNQPATGARVVQLVKSTAENRSQTSYPVPPSETERLEVLESYNLNDERFVRAVGRISDLAADHFEAPYSSVAILTERTQEILACTGTSWDRTPREGSVCTYTILHDGVSVVEDTLADPRFEATIDSDDGDIRFYAGATINTSEGYPVGTVCIYDEEPRPFTESDREFLSLLAAEVMDWLEVVRHPREVEAPSGGVT; translated from the coding sequence ATGGACGAGATAACGACAGTCTTCATCTCACCGGAGGCCACCGCCGACACGTCGCCACTCCGGGAGCTCATCAGCGACCCCGACATCAGTGTCTACTGGAAGACGACTGTCGAGGAGGCCAAGGCGTTCATCGCGGACACCCTCGTCGACTGCGTGGTCACGGCCTACGACCTCCCCGACGGAACGGGCATCGACGTTATCACCCACCTCCGGGAGACGTCGCCCGACACCGGGGCGATTCTCGTGACCGATGTGTCCCTGGACCAGGTCACCGAGGAGGCCAGCCCCGGGCTGGTGCTGGAGTTCGTTCCCGGAAACCAGCCGGCGACGGGCGCCCGAGTGGTCCAGCTGGTCAAGAGCACGGCGGAAAACCGGAGCCAGACCTCCTATCCCGTTCCGCCCAGCGAAACGGAGCGACTCGAAGTGCTGGAGTCCTACAACCTGAACGACGAGCGGTTTGTCAGGGCGGTCGGACGCATCAGCGACCTCGCGGCCGACCACTTCGAGGCCCCGTACAGTTCCGTGGCCATCCTCACCGAGCGGACCCAGGAAATTCTGGCCTGTACTGGCACCTCCTGGGACAGGACCCCGCGCGAGGGGTCGGTGTGTACCTACACGATTTTGCACGACGGCGTCTCTGTCGTCGAAGACACACTGGCCGACCCGCGGTTCGAGGCGACAATCGATTCCGACGACGGTGATATCCGCTTCTACGCGGGGGCGACCATCAACACCAGCGAGGGGTACCCCGTCGGGACGGTGTGTATCTACGACGAGGAGCCCCGCCCGTTCACCGAGTCCGACCGCGAATTTCTCTCGCTGCTGGCGGCCGAGGTGATGGACTGGCTGGAGGTGGTTCGCCACCCCAGGGAGGTCGAAGCTCCCAGCGGAGGTGTGACGTGA